The Quercus robur chromosome 3, dhQueRobu3.1, whole genome shotgun sequence DNA segment CAAGTTTTATGTCCACTATTACTTTGTGTACACCatgtaatatttaaaatttatatataaagaaaatgaaaatttcacaaatatcATTGAAGTTccaaaattaactaaaataacaaGTTAGTGGTGAATGTGGACATCTCATCTGTGAAGATTATAACATATTAATTAAGATTATTTACCTTAATCATGGAAATGGAGACTTCTAAATGATATCTTAGCGTATCAATTAAGAAAATGCAATTTACATTCGAACAAATAGATTCTCAATGATCTTTTTCCCCCCATTTTCTGGTTGTGGGGTTAAGAGGGTTTGTTGGCATCCTACATGATGATATCCAAAGTTTTAACCAAGCCACTGCTGGGCACGACGATCTCCACTACCTCCAACAGAATGCCGAATGCTGATCTTTTCAGTAGAATATTTTTGCTGAAGCCATTCAAATCCATTAACGTCAAGTTTCCCATTTACAGATTTCCCTTGCTTTCTACGAGTTTGTTGTTCTCGTATAGAAGCCCAAAGTTTCTCTATGGCATCCCTTTGTCGAGTTGTGAACCTCGCTACATTATCAAATGCATGCTTAACTAAGATGTCTATAACTGTTTGGCacctacaaaagaaaaaacttaactCTTaggataaaaattttataaaaatacattGGAGAAGGCACAAAGCATGAGCATTTAAGAAACTCGAGAAACATTTCCTTGTATGTAGGCATTGACTATTACCACGGAGTCTTATATCGTCGAGCAGCAATCTCAAGACATGTAATCAAGGCCTCCCTTTGTGACTTGATGAATCTTTTATTCTCTTCTACTTCCTCATTGATCTTGGCTGTTGCATCTTTCTTTCCCTTAATGAAACCTTTTTTAACTACAGTAGAAAGCATAGCATCGAGCCCAAATGGATCAGACTCTTCCAAATGTTCTTCAGCTGGAACACCAAATAATACATCCTGCTTCATTGCACCATCTTCATCTGTCGATTCTGTTTCATCTTGCAGAGCTGCCGATTCATCTCTGTCATCATCCTCAGTTGCAACAGGGAGAATAGATATGGCTTCTTTAATCCGTCCAGCTGTTTTTGAAAACTATATGGACAAAATGAATAGTAAGccatggttaaaaaaaatatgaaacataTGTTGGTAGTTCAGGACTACCACAAATGAAGTACTATAACATGTCCGTCATTATTAATCCTTGGGCCAAGCTATACCCCAAAACTAAAATATGATAAGAAGCACAAATTGTACTTTGAATTTCCTATatgaaaagatgaaaataaaaaacatgatgCATCAAAAATCAAGATCTACATCATCCAAGCAGCATTAGAAACACACCATAACAAAACTCGATGCCTATATGCCTATACATCATCATCAATTGGATGACAACCAGGAAGTAAATAGAACATTCTTCATCACGGCTTACAAGTAAAACTTTCCGCTGCACTCCCAAGAACAGAGAAATATTTGGTAGTAGAAATAGGGGATGGGCTATTTGAATCCTAAATATCTCTGTTGGAAAGACCATGAGGTGTCAGTTGAGCTCAAGGCCCTTGGCAGGAACAAAGATAAATTCAAGTCCCAAAAACCACTTAACCAATTGAAGCCACTGTCTCTAGGTTGTCTAAAAGTAATTGGCAAACTCATACTAAAATGGAA contains these protein-coding regions:
- the LOC126717593 gene encoding uncharacterized protein LOC126717593; amino-acid sequence: MGDNLFEGLPPPSQQKPQQQEEEKQQHQRHNTITTSSSSSFSSPVPPPIPVLKSALKRPKPKPTEPFPEPEAAAPEKRLRFKTTTDASEKQIIEAMQKIASHIKNPTKFGKASKLAIQLIQAGSVKPGTSDHFFAILEAAMSSSTSCTDPSVQADYHALFSAAQDVTVCLSKKQKNQLTTWMIMVVDANDLYTDDSFVFSKTAGRIKEAISILPVATEDDDRDESAALQDETESTDEDGAMKQDVLFGVPAEEHLEESDPFGLDAMLSTVVKKGFIKGKKDATAKINEEVEENKRFIKSQREALITCLEIAARRYKTPWCQTVIDILVKHAFDNVARFTTRQRDAIEKLWASIREQQTRRKQGKSVNGKLDVNGFEWLQQKYSTEKISIRHSVGGSGDRRAQQWLG